The sequence GCTGTGGTGGAAGCCGCAGACGAGCATGTGCTTGAAGCTGTGCGGCACGCTGTTGAAGTGGGCCTTGTGGAGCCGCTGCTGTTTGGCAAGAAGGAAGATATCGCAGCGAAACTCAAGGCCATAGGCCTGCCGGGCGATGCCTATCCCATTGTTGAAACTGCCACGCCGCAGGAATCCGCCACAGGGGCTGGCATGGCGGTCAAAGAAGGCCGGGCCAACTTTATTCTCAAAGGGCTGATCCAGACCGGCATTCTTCTCAAGGGTCTGTTCAAGGAAGAAACCGGCTTCCGCACCGGGCGGCTGATCTCGCACATGAACATTGTGCAGGTTGCCACCTACCCCAAGCTTCTAGCCCTGTGCGATGCCGCCATCAACATCGCGCCTACGCTCGAACAGAAGCGCGACATTATCCAGAACGCGGTGGATGCCCTTGCGCGCATGGGCATTGATAATCCCAAGGTTGCGGTACTGGCCTCTGCGGAAACCGTTAATGAAAAAATGCCTGAAAGCGTTGACGCCGCCGCGCTGAAAGAAATGAACAAGAACGGCCAGATCACCGGATGCCTGATTGAAGGCCCCATATCCTATGATCTGGCGGTATGCGCGGAATCAGCCGCCACCAAGGGCTATGAAAGCCCCGTTGCTGGTGATGCTGACCTGCTGGTGTGCCCCAATATTGTCACCGCCAACGTGCTCATCAAGTGCCTGCGCCATACGGCCAACGCGCTGACCGCAGGCATAGTGGTGGGCGGCAGGGTGCCGGTGGTGCTCAATTCCCGCGCCGCGAGCGCTGAAGACAAGTTCAGGACCATGGTTCTTGCGGCCTCTGCCGCGGGGTAGCCACCTGCTCGCAGGGTTTCAGGCTGCCGCGCTGCAATGCCGCTCAGCGCATCAGGCGCGGCAGCCCATAACAGCAAGAGCATTTTACATCGTTCCACAAGGATATGACATGGCGGAAACCAACTATACCGTTCTTTCCATCAATCCCGGTTCCACCTCCACGCGGATTGCCGTTTACAAGAACCATGAGCTTTTGTTCCAGAAAAAAGTGGATCATCCGGCAGAATCCCTGCGCGGGTTTGAAAGCAACGTCGCCCAGTTTCCCATCCGGCTGGATGCCATACTGAAGGCGCTGCAAGAAGAGCAGTTTGACCTGCACCAGCTCTCCGCCGTGGCCGGGCGTGGCGGCAAACTGCCCCCACTCTTGCAAGGCGCGTATCTTGTTGATGAGGGCATGCTGGATTTTCTGCGGCACCGCCCCATTGACGACCACGCCTCCAACCTCGGTGCATTGCTGGCGCACGAAATAGCCAAGCCGCTGAACATCCCCTCCTACATCTATGATGCCGTGGTGATGGATCAGATGGAAGACATCGCCAAGCTCTCCGGCCTGCCGGAAATTCGCCGCAAGGCCTCGTGCCATGCTCTCAACATGCGTGCCATGGCCATCAAGGCCACCGCGAGCAAGGGCTGGAAACTGGCGGACAAAAACATCATCGTCAGCCACATGGGTGCGGGCATCAGCGCCACGGTCATTCATCAGGGGCGCATGATTGATGTCATCACTGATGAGGAAGGCCCCTACTCGCCCGAGCGTTCCGGCGGCCTGCCCAACAGGCAGCTCATCGACCTGTGCTTTTCGGGCAAGTTTGACCGCCATTCAGCCACGCGGCGCACGCGCGGTCAGGGAGGCCTGATGGCCTACCTTGGCACCAACAACGCCCTTGAGGTTGAACGCCGCATTGCCGAAGGCGATGAAAAAGCCCGCCTTGTGTACGACGGCATGACCTATCAGGTTGCCAAGCACATTGCCTCGCTGGCTGCGGTCATCAACGGCAAGGTGGATGTTGTTGTGCTTACCGGCGCATTGGCCAACTCCTCGTACATCATTGACCGCGTGGTGCCCCGGATACAGTTCCTCGGCGAGGTCATGGTGCTGCCGGGAGAAAACGAGCTGGAAGCGCTGGCATACGGAATTTTGCGCGTACTGCGCAAGGAAGAAGGTTTCCATACCTTCCACGAATAGTCAGGTGCACCCGTGTCGCGCTGCTTACCCCAATCCCTGTAGATCAAGCAGCCCCCTCAGGGGCAAGGCGGATCCCCGCCTTGCCCCTGCGAGCGACATACCGTTCCGGCCTGTTGGCGCATTGCTGACAACGCAACATTTAGCTTGCTTATTGACATAGTTAGCGCAAAAAAACACTGGCGCACGGCACATTGCAGTTAGCTGAAAAACAAACAATATTTTTACGATACCCATGGCGCAAATGCGGCCCAAAGCGGGATCAAAAACAAAGCGCATAAAGAGATTCTGTGGATATCTCAAACGCGTTTAACAGACTGGTTGTTTGTGTTTGGCATGCGCGCACTAGAGCCCGGCAAGAGCGTTATTGTGGTTGTATCTGAAGTGACGCTCAACATATGAAACAAAAGATATTTTTACGTTGGGTTGCTTGCGCCTCTTTTGCATTTCCGGTCTGCTCCGGGGTTTTTAATTTTTCGTTCATTTTTTTGCCCTGAGGCCGTTCCATTTTTTTACACAGAGGGAGTGTCATGGCTGAAATAGCTGCTGAAAACAAAGGGAATCTGGTCAAGAACATTCGCCTTGCGGGGTCTGTTCTTTCCATCATCCTTGGTATCTGGGTTGCCCTGCAAGCGCCACCAGAAGGCCTGAACGAAAAGACCATGATTGCTCTTGGCATCACCGTGTGGGCTGTGGGTTGGTGGATCACCGAGATCGTGCCAGAATTTGTCACCGGTTTGATGATGTGTATCTTGTGGTCGGCCTTCAAGTGCGTGCCCTTCAAAACAGCGTTTGCCACGTTTTCCACCTCCGGCTGGTGGATCATGGTCGGTGCATTCGCCCTGGGCGCAGTGGCAGGCAAAACAGGTCTCTTAAAGCGCATCTCGCTCTGGGTGCTCAAGCTGTTCCCTGCCAGTTTTGCCGGTCAGGTGTGGGGGCTGATTGGTTCGGGCACTGTGATCGGGCCGCTCATTCCCAGCATGAACGCCAAGGCCACGCTTTCTTCGCCCATTGCCATGGGCATCAGCGATGAACTTGGCATTGAACGCAAGTCCAACGCCGCCAACGGCCTGTTCGGCGCATGCTATGTGGGCTTTATCCTCATGGGCCACATGTTCATGAGCGGCTCGTTCAGCCATTACGTGCTGGTGGGCATGCTGCCCGAGGCTTATCGCGGCGTTACGTGGCTGCAGTGGCTTTTGTGGTCGTTGCCCTATGGCGTGTGCGTTTTCCTCGGCATGGGTCTTTTTATCGTGACCTGCTACAAGCCCAAGGAAAAAGTCAGCCTGCCCGCAGGCTACAGCAACGCCCAGCTTGAAAAGCTCGGACCCATGACCCGTAATGAAAAGCTGTGCATGGGCGTACTTATTGTCACCCTGCTTATGTGGATGACCGAATCGCTGCACAAGATATCTGCCGGTGAAGTTTCCCTCATGGCCATGTGCGTGCTCATGCTGCTCAAGGTTATGGACAAGAATGATTTCAAGACGGGCATCGACTGGTCGTCCGTTGTTTTCGTGGGCAGCATCCTGAACATGGCCTCGGTTATCCAGTCTCTCAAGGTTGACCGCTGGCTTGGTACGGAGCTGCAGCCCCTTCTTGCCAACGTGATTTCCGAACCCGCCCTGTTCATTGTGACCCTGGTGGTTGTGGCCTCGCTCGTCAAACTGGTTATTGTGTCGCTCACGTCCGCCTCGGCCATCTTTGTTCTGATTCTTCCGCCCATCATGATCGCCCACGGCATGAACCCCTGGATCGCCTGCATGGTCACCTTTGCCGGCAGCGATATCTGGTACCTGAGCTACATGAACTCCATTTACCTTTGCGCCCATTTCGGCACACAGGGCAAAATGGCGCGGCACTCAGCCATGATTAAACTTTCGGCTGCCTATACCGCCATATGTATAGTGGCCTTTCTTATCAGCATACCCTACTGGAAAATGCTCGGCCTCATAAAATAACGGGGTTCCGGCGTATCCGGTACGCAAGTCGGATTTATTACGCAGTCGCGGCATGGATTTTATTGTGAAATCCTTGCCGTGACTGCGTCGTTGAACAGAATATACGAGATAATCACGGCATAAACGGTGCAAGACATTCCTGGCTTGCGTTGCTTGCATGGCAGGGCAAAGCGGCACTGACGCAAGACAGGTTTTGGCCTGTGTTTTTTCAATACCTGCTGTATTCATTCAATATTTCATGCTGTTCATGTTTACTTTGCATACAGCGAGGTTTATGTTTTTAACACCACCCGGCGCATACGCCATGTGCGAACCATTCAGATGACGAGGCCCCCATGCTGCCAGCCAGTTTCAAACCGCGTATTCTTTGCGTTTCCATTTATGGTGAAATGGCCCAGCTTGTGCGCCACTCCGCAGGCCAGTTCGGCGTTGAGGTGGATGTATTTGATGGCGGCATTTACAACAGCGGGCACCTCCACGCGCTTGAGGTGGAAAACCGTTACGATGTCATCATCAGCCAGGCGGGAACGGCCATTGCCATCCAGCATATGGTCAAAACACCTGTGGTGCCCATCCAGATTACAGCCAACGATATCGTCACCCCCCTGCGCGAAGCGTCAGAGCGTCATCAGAACCTGCTCTGCATCACCTACGACAGCAATCTGAGCGTTGATATTGAATCATTGGCGGCCTTTGCGCGGCTTAAAAATTTCCGGCAGGTCATCTACCGCAACGAGCAGGACTTCAACAGTATCATTGCCCGCCTTCCCACGCTGAAAGATGTTGCCATTGTCGGATTTGGCGGATGCGTCATTGAAAAGGCGGCACAGTACGGCCTGCCATACTATCTCATACGTTCCAGCAAGGACAGCGTGCATCAGGCTGTGCTTTCCGCCCGCAACATTGTTGACCAGCACATCAAGGAGCGTACACGCTCCCGCCGCCTGAACAATATTATCAACTATTCTCTCAGCGGCATCGTTTCCGTCAATCGCGACAAAACCATTGCCATCTGCAACCGCCCAGCAAAGCAGATGCTTGACCTGCACGGCAAGAAGCTGGTGGGCATGGACATTGATGCCCCGTCAACGCCGCCGGAACTCAAGCAGATGCTCGGCAACGGCGAATACACCGTGGACAAGGTCTTGCCCCTCAAGGGCAAGACCCTTGTGGTCAACCGCGTACCTATCCGCGTTCGCGAGCATGATCAGGGCACCATCATTGTTTTTCAGGAACTTTCCAAAATCCAGAAAATCGAAGCTGAGGCCCGCGTACAGCTTGCCAGCAAGGGTTTGGTGGCAAAATACAATTTTTCAGACATCATCGGTTCAAAAAATACCCTTGGCCCGGTTGTGGCCGAAGCCAAGCGCTATGCCCGCAGCAGCGCCTCCATTCTCATTGAAGGAGAAACAGGTTCCGGCAAGGAGCTTTTTGCCCAGAGCATCCACAATTTCAGCGAGCGCAAAAAAGGCCCCTTTGTGGCCCTGAACTGCGCGGCCCTGCCCGAGCACTTACTGGAGAGCGAACTTTTTGGCTATGAGGAAGGGGCCTTTACCGGAGCGCGCAAGGGCGGCAAGCCGGGCATGTTTGAGCTGGCCCACCGGGGGACGCTGTTCCTGGATGAAATCAGCGAAATGAGCCTCGCGACGCAGGTGCGTCTGCTGCGCACCTTGCAGGAAAAAGAAATCTTCCGCATTGGCGGCGACCGTGTAATCAACATTGACGTACGCATTATTGCGGCTTCAAACCGCGACCTCTACGCCATGGCGCAGGAAGGCTCTTTTCGGCGCGACCTGTTCTTCAGGCTCAACATCTTGCCGCTGCAAATACCGCCGCTGCGCAAGCGCAAGGAAGACATCCCCACGCTCATTGCCCATTTTATCAAAAAAAGCCATCAACACGTGGCCGGACGCAGTCGCCTCAAATTTGACAATGCAACGCTTGCCGCGCTGTCAGCGCACGGCTGGCCGGGCAATGTGCGCGAGCTGGAGCATATTCTGGAGCGCGTGTTTACCCTCTATGACGAGCAACAGGACTTTGACGCGCTGATTACAGACATCATGCGGCGGCACTGCCTGCGGCAGGGCATGTCTGGCCCATGCCACCCTCTGGATGATGTTTTGCAGGTGCCACGCGGCACCATGGCAGAGATGGAACGTTTCATTCTTGAGGCCTCGCTTGAAGAGCACGGCGGCAACAAAAAAGCTCTCGCTGACGCTCTTGGCATCAGCCGCGTGACCGTGTGGAAAAAGCTCAAGGAACTTGAAGGCGAAGAACAGGGGAGGACTGACCCCAAGGCGAATATGACCTGAAGCCAGCCGCGCATCTGACGCCCATAATCACGGCTGGTCTTGCTTTTGTATTTTTGCCCTACAGTTTTTTGCGCTTTTGCCGATCAGATGGATGCACAGGTTCGCACAAGCGGCCAAGGAGCAAGCCATGGACGATGTGAAGATGGGCATGAACGTAAGCCTGGCCAGAAGCGCTTTGAACATTCAGGCCAACATGTCTGCCGCGCTTATCAACGGAACTATTGATAAGGGCGCTGAAATGGAGCAGAACATGCGCAGCCAAGGGCTTGCCGCCGAGGGCATTGGCGGAAAGCTGGACGTGCAGGCTTAATACGCTTTGCCGTACGAAGAGGAACAGCCGCCGGGTACTGCCCGGCGGCTGTTGCGCGTTGAGAGGGTAAACCACGAATCAGGATCAGGCTGCGGCCCGGCAGCAAGCGGCCATCTTGGCCTTCGGCTGCCGTCGTTCCGACATTTTTTCGTTTACCCGCGCGCGTTGACAAATACCCGCAGAATAGTAAGGCTGTATGCGCCGGTTCCCGGCCCAGATTCTGCCATATCCGCACAAGGAGTTTTTGTGAAAATTCTTGTAACACCCCGTTCTTTCGGCAAAACCAATCCCGAGCTGTTTGACCGTCTGGCCCAGGCCGGGCTGGAAGTGATACGCAACGACACAGGCGGCATTCTCTCCGCCGAGCAGATGAAGGAAAAACTGGCCGACTGCGCTGGCGTTATTCTTGGCGTTGACCCCATGGACGCCCCGGTGCTGGCCGCTGCCCCCGGCCTCAAGGCCATTGCCAAATACGGCGTTGGGCTGGACAATATCGACCTTGCGGCCTGCAAGGAGCGCGGCATCGCAGTTTCGCGCACCGTGGGGGCCAACAGCAATGCCGTGGCCGACTACGCCCTGACCCTCATGCTCATGGTGGCCCGCAAAGCCGGGCTTATCGACCGCCGCTGCCGCCAGAAAGACTGGGGCAAGATCACCAGCATTGACCTGTACGGCAAAACCATCGGCATTATCGGCCTTGGGGCCATTGGCCGCTGCGTGGTCAAACGCGCACAGGGCTTTGGCATGAAGATTCTGGCCCATGATGTTGTGTGGGACGATGTCTGGGCCGCCAAGGAAGGCGTGGAACGCGCAGATGTTGACCGCATTTGCCGCGAGGCCGACTTTATCACCCTGCACACGGTGCTGACGGATGACACCCGCAACCTCATCAATGCCCAGCGCCTTGCAAGCATGAAAAAGACAGCCGTGCTGATCAACACCGCGCGCGGCGGGCTTATTGACGAAGCCGCCCTGCTGGCAGCCCTGAAAGAGGGCAGCATCTACGGCGCGGGCCTTGACGTATTTGAACAGGAACCCCCGGCTGATGCGGCATGGTATGAACTGGACAACCTTGTGATGGGTTCGCACTGCTCATCCTCCACCGCAGGTGCCACGGAAACCATGGGCAACATGGCTGTGGCCAACCTGTTGCGCGATCTGGGGCTGTAAGCAGCTTCACGGCCTGAATAGTACGCGCCTGTGGGCGCGAAATGCAGCCCGCCCGCATCCTCACAGGAGAATGCGGGCGGGCTGTTATTTACTGCTCAGAGGGACATGACGCGCCCCTAGCCGCCTTGATTGGTCGTCAGATGCTGCACGGCAACCTGTACGGCTTCACTCCCGCTGTCGGTAGTTATAGTTGTGCTGTGTACATCCCACACGGTGCCATTGCTCGCAGTCTGGGTAGTGGTTGTCCATGTATGCGAAGCATCAAATGACACAGCGGTGCTGCCGTCACTGCCAGTGCTGATGGAAACCCCGGTTTTGGAAGCAATTTCCGCCATATCGGTGAGGTTGTTCAAAGCATCGCCGGAGGTGCTGACCATTACCTCCACGCCTGTGATTCCGTCCACGCCCTTGGCGTGTTCCGCTCCTGTAAACAGGGCATCCACACTGCCGCCCTTGACCACCAGCATATCTGTGCCGTCGCCGCCATCGATGGTGTCGCCCTGATGGAAGACCAGCACATCATTACCTGCGCCGCCATAGAGATGGTTGCCGCCGTGATCAATGGCGAAAGTATTGGCTCCGCCGTCCAGAAAGTCATTGCCAGCGCCACCGTAGAGATGATCGTTGCCCTCCCCGCCGTAGAGATGGTCACCCTGATTACCGGCATAAAGGGTATCGTTGCCGTCCCCGCCGTATAATTCATTGTGTCCAGCGCCACCGTAGAGGATGTCGTCGCCTCCGCCACCGTAAAGGATATCGTCATGGCTACCGCCAAGGATGACATCATTATGCTCGGTGCCGGTGAGGTTTCCATTGGCAAAAAGCAACTGCCCGCCAGCGGCATCCAGTTGCGCGCCATCGTGCAGA is a genomic window of uncultured Desulfovibrio sp. containing:
- the buk gene encoding butyrate kinase gives rise to the protein MAETNYTVLSINPGSTSTRIAVYKNHELLFQKKVDHPAESLRGFESNVAQFPIRLDAILKALQEEQFDLHQLSAVAGRGGKLPPLLQGAYLVDEGMLDFLRHRPIDDHASNLGALLAHEIAKPLNIPSYIYDAVVMDQMEDIAKLSGLPEIRRKASCHALNMRAMAIKATASKGWKLADKNIIVSHMGAGISATVIHQGRMIDVITDEEGPYSPERSGGLPNRQLIDLCFSGKFDRHSATRRTRGQGGLMAYLGTNNALEVERRIAEGDEKARLVYDGMTYQVAKHIASLAAVINGKVDVVVLTGALANSSYIIDRVVPRIQFLGEVMVLPGENELEALAYGILRVLRKEEGFHTFHE
- a CDS encoding bifunctional enoyl-CoA hydratase/phosphate acetyltransferase, giving the protein MVYKSFDELEAAVMQKAHKCKVAVVEAADEHVLEAVRHAVEVGLVEPLLFGKKEDIAAKLKAIGLPGDAYPIVETATPQESATGAGMAVKEGRANFILKGLIQTGILLKGLFKEETGFRTGRLISHMNIVQVATYPKLLALCDAAINIAPTLEQKRDIIQNAVDALARMGIDNPKVAVLASAETVNEKMPESVDAAALKEMNKNGQITGCLIEGPISYDLAVCAESAATKGYESPVAGDADLLVCPNIVTANVLIKCLRHTANALTAGIVVGGRVPVVLNSRAASAEDKFRTMVLAASAAG
- a CDS encoding phosphoglycerate dehydrogenase, whose translation is MKILVTPRSFGKTNPELFDRLAQAGLEVIRNDTGGILSAEQMKEKLADCAGVILGVDPMDAPVLAAAPGLKAIAKYGVGLDNIDLAACKERGIAVSRTVGANSNAVADYALTLMLMVARKAGLIDRRCRQKDWGKITSIDLYGKTIGIIGLGAIGRCVVKRAQGFGMKILAHDVVWDDVWAAKEGVERADVDRICREADFITLHTVLTDDTRNLINAQRLASMKKTAVLINTARGGLIDEAALLAALKEGSIYGAGLDVFEQEPPADAAWYELDNLVMGSHCSSSTAGATETMGNMAVANLLRDLGL
- a CDS encoding SLC13 family permease codes for the protein MAEIAAENKGNLVKNIRLAGSVLSIILGIWVALQAPPEGLNEKTMIALGITVWAVGWWITEIVPEFVTGLMMCILWSAFKCVPFKTAFATFSTSGWWIMVGAFALGAVAGKTGLLKRISLWVLKLFPASFAGQVWGLIGSGTVIGPLIPSMNAKATLSSPIAMGISDELGIERKSNAANGLFGACYVGFILMGHMFMSGSFSHYVLVGMLPEAYRGVTWLQWLLWSLPYGVCVFLGMGLFIVTCYKPKEKVSLPAGYSNAQLEKLGPMTRNEKLCMGVLIVTLLMWMTESLHKISAGEVSLMAMCVLMLLKVMDKNDFKTGIDWSSVVFVGSILNMASVIQSLKVDRWLGTELQPLLANVISEPALFIVTLVVVASLVKLVIVSLTSASAIFVLILPPIMIAHGMNPWIACMVTFAGSDIWYLSYMNSIYLCAHFGTQGKMARHSAMIKLSAAYTAICIVAFLISIPYWKMLGLIK
- a CDS encoding sigma 54-interacting transcriptional regulator, translated to MLPASFKPRILCVSIYGEMAQLVRHSAGQFGVEVDVFDGGIYNSGHLHALEVENRYDVIISQAGTAIAIQHMVKTPVVPIQITANDIVTPLREASERHQNLLCITYDSNLSVDIESLAAFARLKNFRQVIYRNEQDFNSIIARLPTLKDVAIVGFGGCVIEKAAQYGLPYYLIRSSKDSVHQAVLSARNIVDQHIKERTRSRRLNNIINYSLSGIVSVNRDKTIAICNRPAKQMLDLHGKKLVGMDIDAPSTPPELKQMLGNGEYTVDKVLPLKGKTLVVNRVPIRVREHDQGTIIVFQELSKIQKIEAEARVQLASKGLVAKYNFSDIIGSKNTLGPVVAEAKRYARSSASILIEGETGSGKELFAQSIHNFSERKKGPFVALNCAALPEHLLESELFGYEEGAFTGARKGGKPGMFELAHRGTLFLDEISEMSLATQVRLLRTLQEKEIFRIGGDRVINIDVRIIAASNRDLYAMAQEGSFRRDLFFRLNILPLQIPPLRKRKEDIPTLIAHFIKKSHQHVAGRSRLKFDNATLAALSAHGWPGNVRELEHILERVFTLYDEQQDFDALITDIMRRHCLRQGMSGPCHPLDDVLQVPRGTMAEMERFILEASLEEHGGNKKALADALGISRVTVWKKLKELEGEEQGRTDPKANMT